The Dioscorea cayenensis subsp. rotundata cultivar TDr96_F1 chromosome 7, TDr96_F1_v2_PseudoChromosome.rev07_lg8_w22 25.fasta, whole genome shotgun sequence genome includes a region encoding these proteins:
- the LOC120265025 gene encoding paraneoplastic antigen Ma6E-like, with protein MSSTFPNFSFEEGGRSFLKDVSDSIIETTSIFSPTSTSGTAGGDSFAGSEKEGNGQDGTGPEWEWTGDGGEGPDGEGIVEDGAGPEGEGSCNDGSNAEGEGGGDSGLVAEEGGSGDDETGPETETGGDGAAGADGEAGGDCLAGAEREGHGDGCVGPSGRSRVKRELSLS; from the coding sequence ATGTCCTCCACGTTTCCTAACTTCTCATTTGAAGAAGGGGGCAGATCATTTCTCAAGGATGTTAGTGATTCAATTATAGAGACCACGTCGATATTTTCACCGACATCGACTAGTGGTACAGCGGGTGGAGATAGCTTCGCTGGTTCGGAGAAGGAAGGAAATGGACAAGATGGCACCGGTCCGGAGTGGGAATGGACGGGGGATGGTGGCGAGGGTCCGGATGGGGAGGGGATTGTGGAAGATGGTGCAGGTCCGGAGGGCGAAGGGAGTTGTAATGACGGATCTAATGCGGAGGGGGAAGGGGGTGGGGATAGTGGCTTGGTTGCGGAGGAGGGAGGGAGTGGGGATGATGAGACGGGTCCGGAGACGGAAACGGGTGGGGATGGCGCTGCAGGTGCAGATGGGGAAGCGGGTGGGGATTGCTTGGCTGGTGCGGAGAGGGAAGGGCATGGGGATGGATGCGTGGGTCCGTCGGGACGAAGTCGGGTGAAGAGGGAGTTGAGTTTGTCTTGA
- the LOC120265024 gene encoding uncharacterized protein LOC120265024 — protein MSLNRGTFPPHQQPSGVLAIQPSSEDHEIVSMEVGDQFPDSEHFKDALRNFAIKRNFNFTFIKNDKQRVTVKCAAKCCEWRVHASMEGNHEMFRIKTMYPTHTCGGGIGKSSHPKASKKWVSARVIQKLKDSPLYRAIDIQRDMLRDHGVYLSYKQAWLGKEVTKEVLHGSEVASYDLLMWYAKKVLVTNPGSVAIVENDGSRFKRAFFAFKACVIGFKTGCRPLLYLDGTHLLGKYRGRGGTLLGATGKDGNDGFFHVAFAIVDNETDANWTWFLSKIGDTIYDDDEYVKIITFISDRSKGLINLCR, from the coding sequence ATGTCACTCAATAGGGGCACATTTCCACCCCATCAACAACCTTCGGGGGTTCTTGCCATCCAGCCTTCGTCAGAAGATCATGAGATTGTTTCAATGGAAGTCGGTGATCAGTTTCCTGATAGTGAACATTTTAAGGATGCACTTAGAAATTTTGCTATCAAACGCAATTTTAACTTTACATTCATCAAGAATGACAAACAGAGAGTGACTGTCAAGTGCGCTGCTAAATGTTGTGAATGGCGTGTCCATGCGTCCATGGAAGGTAACCACGAGATGTTTAGGATCAAGACGATGTATCCCACACACACATGTGGTGGCGGTATTGGCAAATCCTCACATCCCAAGGCATCAAAAAAATGGGTGAGTGCACGTGTTATACAAAAGCTGAAGGACAGTCCCCTATATAGGGCTATTGACATTCAGCGTGATATGTTGCGAGACCACGGTGTCTATTTATCCTATAAACAAGCTTGGCTAGGGAAAGAGGTCACGAAGGAGGTTCTCCATGGGAGTGAGGTGGCgagctatgatttattgatgTGGTACGCGAAGAAGGTATTAGTAACAAACCCTGGTAGCGTTGCTATAGTAGAGAATGATGGTTCCCGTTTCAAACGTGCATTTTTTGCCTTCAAAGCATGTGTCATTGGTTTCAAGACCGGATGTAGGCCATTGCTGTACCTGGATGGAACTCACTTGCTCGGTAAGTACCGGGGGAGGGGGGGCACTTTGTTAGGTGCAACGGGAAAAGATGGGAACGATGGTTTCTTTCATGTAGCATTTGCAATTGTAGATAATGAAACGGATGCGAACTGGACGTGGTTCTTGTCAAAGATTGGAGATACTATATACGATGATGACGAATATGtgaaaattattacatttatatctgataggtccaagggccttatCAATCTTTGTCGCTGA